A part of Periplaneta americana isolate PAMFEO1 chromosome 17, P.americana_PAMFEO1_priV1, whole genome shotgun sequence genomic DNA contains:
- the LOC138692797 gene encoding probable cytochrome P450 6a14, with protein sequence MVSTKDFLFLVTAIALVTIYFYFKWSYTCMYWKKRNVRCVKPIFPFGNFLDAMTVRKSLGEVFKDLYERLEGEKLCGMYLFSKPGLLIRDPSLIKSVMVKDFSYFPDHTFHNNHEIDPLTANLFHLAGEKWKNLRAKLTPTFTSGKIKMMFQILMECGYELSNTLQESAQNEEIIEVKDIVARYSTDVIASCAFGIQCNCLQNPNAEFRQWGKKFFEPSIIGAIHTIFSTLYPKMLDLIKMKTFDVNVTNYFRKMVQETVNYREENNIRRNDFMQLLIQLKTKGRIEDEHATHIASSNTSDDGLSMDSVVAQAFVFYSAGFETSSTTITFCLYELAQNPDIQERVREEIHASLRKYGENVTYDSIQEMGYLDKVVAETLRKYPALPFLTRECVQSYKIPGSDVVVDKGTPVVIPVLALHRDPKYYPDPDRFNPERFNEEEKTKRHQCVYLPFGEGPRICIGMRFGLMQVKVGLVSLLSRYEFCVCKKTASPLLMDPRISFFSSSLGGVWLQIRRLK encoded by the exons ATGGTATCCACGAAGGACTTTCTTTTCCTTGTGACAGCCATTGCCCTTGTTACGATATACTTTTACTTCAAGTGGTCATATACATGTATGTACTGGAAGAAACGAAATGTGCGTTGTGTCAAGCCCATATTTCCATTTGGAAACTTCTTAGATGCAATGACCGTACGGAAATCTTTAGGAGAAGTTTTTAAAGACTTGTATGAGAGACTTGAAGGCGAGAAATTATGTGGAATGTATCTGTTCAGTAAACCCGGACTATTAATAAGAGATCCAAGTCTCATAAAATCTGTAATGGTCAAAGACTTCTCCTATTTTCCTGATCATACTTTTCATAATAACCACGAGATTGACCCTCTAACTGCTAATTTGTTTCATTTGGCGGGAGAGAAATGGAAAAATCTTCGTGCAAAATTGACGCCAACTTTCACTTCAGGGAAGATTAAAATGATGTTCCAAATTCTCATGGAATGTGGATACGAACTAAGTAATACGTTGCAGGAATCGGCTCAAAAcgaagaaattattgaagtcaAGGACATTGTAGCAAGATATTCAACTGATGTTATAGCATCTTGTGCATTTGGCATTCAGTGCAATTGTCTTCAGAATCCAAATGCAGAGTTTCGACAATGGGGAAAAAAGTTTTTCGAACCCTCAATCATTGGAGCGATacatacaattttttcaacgctaTATCCAAAAATGttggatttaataaaaatgaagactTTTGACGTTAATGTTACAAACTACTTTCGCAAGATGGTTCAAGAAACAGTCAACTACCGTGAGGAAAATAATATAAGACGTAATGACTTCATGCAATTGCTCATTCAATTAAAAACCAAAGGTAGAATCGAGGACGAGCATGCAACCCATATTGCGAGCAGTAACACATCAGACGATG GTCTTTCAATGGATTCAGTCGTTGCTCAGGCCTTTGTATTCTATTCGGCTGGCTTCGAAACTTCTTCGACGACAATAACGTTTTGTCTATACGAGCTGGCACAGAATCCTGACATACAAGAACGCGTCAGAGAAGAGATACATGCTTCACTGAGAAAATATGGAGAAAACGTTACATACGACAGCATACAAGAAATGGGATATTTAGATAAAGTTGTTGCAG aaactcTGCGTAAATATCCGGCACTCCCATTTTTAACTCGCGAATGTGTGCAGTCTTATAAAATTCCTGGATCGGACGTTGTGGTGGACAAGGGCACTCCTGTTGTGATTCCTGTTTTGGCACTTCACCGTGATCCGAAGTATTATCCAGATCCAGACAGATTCAATCCGGAGCGTTTCAACGAGGAAGAGAAGACAAAGAGACATCAATGTGTGTACCTGCCGTTCGGAGAGGGACCCAGGATATGCATCG GAATGAGATTCGGATTGATGCAGGTGAAAGTTGGACTGGTTTCTCTTCTCTCCAGATACGAATTTTGTGTCTGCAAGAAAACGGCGTCACCACTGCTGATGGATCCTAGAATATCTTTCTTCTCGTCTTCTCTTGGTGGGGTATGGTTGCAGATCAGAAGATTAAAGTGA